A window from Lactiplantibacillus pentosus encodes these proteins:
- a CDS encoding ribonuclease J: protein MSSKIQITPFGGVRENGKNMYAVEVDGDIYILDCGLKYPENELLGIDIVIPDFSYLRENADRIVGVFLTHGHADAIGALPYFLNEFNVPVFGSELTIELAKIQLQKDPQAKKFNDFHVVNEKTEIDFGTVTVSFFRTTHSIPDSMGIVLQTSAGEIVYTGDFKFDPTAAGDYQTDFARLAEIGSKGVLALLSDSANAENYEQPVSEREIAAYVLETFKYHPGRIIVASVASNILRIQQVLDAAAKSDRKVALMPGDVESIVKTAIDLGKLHMPEDVVVPLKAIDKLKPEQVVILQTGRMGEPIKALQRMANKQEGKVNIEKGDLVFITTTPSHSMETVVAKTRDMIYRADADVKAIADEMNSSGHAAKRDLQLMINMMKPQYFIPIQGEYRLLDAHASFAREVGIPDDHVLIAAKGDQLRYDGDTMHLAGSIEVGDTMIDGIGVGDIGNIVLRDRKILSEDGIFVAVVTIDRKKKKIISTPKITSRGFVYVKTSKDLMQESAELVRTTVQENLDNKEFDWGHLKQAVREKLNHYLWDQTKRHPVILPVIMEVNQHHRRSKKSKSNKPAERQPEA from the coding sequence TTGAGTTCAAAAATTCAAATTACCCCCTTTGGTGGGGTCCGTGAAAACGGCAAAAACATGTATGCTGTCGAAGTCGACGGTGATATCTATATCTTGGACTGTGGGCTGAAATACCCGGAAAATGAATTGCTCGGAATCGATATCGTTATTCCAGATTTCAGTTATTTGCGGGAGAATGCTGATCGAATCGTTGGTGTGTTCTTAACGCACGGCCATGCGGATGCAATCGGTGCTTTACCATACTTTTTAAATGAATTTAACGTGCCAGTTTTCGGTTCAGAACTAACCATTGAATTGGCTAAAATTCAGTTGCAGAAGGACCCACAAGCTAAGAAGTTTAACGATTTTCACGTTGTTAATGAGAAGACGGAAATTGACTTTGGTACGGTCACCGTCTCATTTTTCCGGACGACCCATTCAATTCCAGACTCCATGGGAATCGTACTACAAACGAGTGCCGGTGAAATTGTCTACACAGGTGACTTTAAGTTTGATCCGACGGCTGCCGGTGACTACCAAACCGACTTTGCGCGCTTAGCCGAAATCGGTTCAAAGGGTGTCTTGGCATTACTCAGTGATTCAGCCAACGCTGAAAACTACGAACAACCCGTGAGTGAGCGTGAGATCGCGGCCTACGTCTTGGAAACCTTCAAATATCATCCTGGTCGAATCATTGTGGCATCGGTCGCTTCAAATATCTTACGGATTCAACAAGTGCTTGATGCGGCAGCTAAGTCCGACCGTAAAGTAGCCTTAATGCCTGGTGATGTTGAAAGCATCGTCAAGACGGCCATTGACTTAGGCAAGCTGCACATGCCTGAAGATGTCGTTGTGCCGTTAAAGGCCATCGATAAGTTGAAGCCTGAACAGGTCGTTATCTTGCAGACTGGCCGCATGGGTGAACCCATCAAAGCTTTACAGCGGATGGCGAACAAGCAAGAGGGTAAGGTCAACATTGAAAAGGGTGACCTGGTCTTCATTACGACGACACCTTCCCATTCAATGGAAACAGTCGTTGCCAAAACTCGTGATATGATTTATCGCGCTGACGCAGACGTCAAAGCAATTGCGGATGAAATGAACTCATCGGGCCATGCTGCTAAGCGTGACTTGCAATTGATGATCAACATGATGAAGCCACAATACTTTATTCCAATTCAGGGTGAATATCGGCTGCTAGATGCGCACGCAAGTTTTGCGCGTGAAGTCGGAATTCCTGATGACCATGTCTTAATTGCTGCCAAGGGTGACCAGTTACGTTATGATGGCGACACCATGCATTTAGCTGGCTCGATTGAAGTTGGAGACACCATGATTGATGGTATTGGCGTCGGTGACATTGGTAATATCGTGTTACGTGATCGGAAAATCTTATCCGAAGATGGTATCTTTGTGGCAGTGGTCACAATTGATCGTAAGAAGAAAAAGATTATTTCGACACCTAAGATTACCTCACGGGGCTTCGTCTACGTCAAGACTAGCAAAGATTTGATGCAGGAAAGTGCCGAATTGGTACGGACGACGGTCCAAGAAAATCTTGATAACAAGGAATTTGATTGGGGTCACTTGAAACAAGCGGTTCGCGAAAAGTTGAACCACTACTTGTGGGACCAGACAAAACGTCACCCGGTCATTTTACCAGTTATCATGGAAGTCAATCAGCACCACCGTCGAAGCAAAAAGTCAAAATCAAACAAGCCGGCTGAACGCCAACCGGAAGCTTAA
- the dapA gene encoding 4-hydroxy-tetrahydrodipicolinate synthase, which produces MNFANVDLMTAMVTPFDDHQQLDEKRLASLIEHLLAHGTQGILVGGTTGEAPTLTEDEKLTLLKKAAKIVDGRVPIVAGTGSNSTAATIAFTKKVSQIDGIDAALVVVPYYNKPDQAGMIAHFTAVAEQGGLPVIIYNIPGRVIVKMEVSTVLTLAQNPNIIGIKQCASMEEFGAIVENAPADFLVYTGEDSQSLAAKEIGGAGVISVASHIYGDEMTAMFTAIEQGDIATAAKYQRDLTPKMSALFSAPSPSPVKAALNHLGQPVGDPRLPILPLSAEQTTQLFKTLNI; this is translated from the coding sequence ATGAACTTTGCAAACGTTGACTTGATGACCGCAATGGTGACCCCCTTCGATGATCACCAACAACTAGACGAAAAGCGGTTGGCAAGCTTGATTGAACATTTATTGGCGCATGGGACGCAGGGTATCCTAGTAGGCGGTACCACTGGTGAAGCCCCAACGTTGACTGAAGATGAGAAGTTAACCTTACTTAAAAAGGCTGCTAAAATTGTGGACGGCCGGGTGCCAATCGTGGCCGGGACTGGTTCTAACAGTACTGCTGCGACGATTGCCTTCACTAAGAAGGTCAGCCAAATTGACGGTATCGATGCCGCATTAGTAGTGGTTCCTTACTATAATAAACCTGACCAAGCTGGAATGATTGCACACTTTACGGCCGTCGCTGAACAGGGTGGCTTGCCAGTGATTATTTACAATATTCCCGGCCGCGTGATTGTTAAGATGGAAGTTTCAACCGTTTTAACGTTAGCTCAAAACCCAAATATCATTGGGATCAAGCAGTGTGCATCAATGGAAGAATTTGGCGCAATCGTTGAAAACGCACCAGCTGATTTTCTAGTCTACACTGGTGAAGATTCTCAAAGCCTAGCAGCCAAGGAAATTGGTGGTGCCGGTGTGATTTCAGTGGCCAGTCATATTTACGGTGACGAAATGACTGCAATGTTTACTGCCATCGAACAGGGTGATATTGCGACAGCTGCGAAGTATCAACGTGACTTGACACCAAAGATGAGTGCGTTGTTTAGCGCACCATCGCCGTCACCAGTTAAGGCGGCACTGAACCATTTAGGCCAGCCAGTTGGCGATCCGCGGCTACCAATCTTACCATTAAGTGCTGAGCAAACAACTCAGTTATTTAAAACATTAAATATATAG
- a CDS encoding MFS transporter gives MQATTTLTRNFRILWFGSLITDLGNAMTLPFIVLYIQTLGHYSTTQLNLLGAAAFAVTYACKALVAPLWGRLADQKGRKLMCLRASGMMTLTILGVGLAPNVTILLILRAAQGAFSGYINNANALISLTAPAERRGQWLSKLVTGSISGTLMGPLLGSVLANTVGYRGAFIVTSGLMAMVFVMTFWGVQEDVTPVSRQALAPLRPILKQIGGVFIMALLTSLLVVQATTNAVTPILSLFVMQLAPQASSHTIVLLTGLVAAAPGVATILMAGRIGRLIDRLGAGRCLLIFLGLAISDLILTSLVQQVGQLIILRLILGIADAALLPALQVMTVERVPQVAFGRVFSLNQSAQACGNVVGPGLAVLVANQWGYQPIFLVTASLQVIALGLWGLYFHQQPGR, from the coding sequence ATGCAAGCGACGACAACATTGACCCGCAATTTTAGGATTCTATGGTTTGGCAGTCTGATTACAGATTTAGGTAACGCGATGACCTTGCCCTTTATTGTGCTTTATATTCAAACGCTGGGACATTATTCCACGACGCAGTTAAATTTACTTGGTGCGGCCGCCTTCGCAGTCACGTATGCTTGTAAAGCACTTGTGGCACCGTTATGGGGTCGACTGGCTGATCAGAAGGGCCGTAAATTAATGTGTTTGCGCGCTTCTGGCATGATGACGTTGACGATTCTGGGCGTGGGTTTAGCCCCCAACGTGACGATTCTGCTTATCTTGCGTGCGGCGCAGGGTGCTTTTTCGGGATATATTAATAATGCCAACGCACTGATTTCATTAACAGCACCAGCGGAGCGTCGGGGACAGTGGCTGAGCAAGTTAGTGACGGGAAGTATTAGTGGCACACTGATGGGTCCGCTTCTCGGGAGTGTGCTTGCGAATACGGTTGGTTACCGCGGAGCCTTCATCGTTACGAGTGGCTTGATGGCGATGGTTTTTGTCATGACGTTTTGGGGCGTTCAGGAAGACGTGACACCCGTTAGTCGGCAGGCTTTGGCACCACTACGACCGATCTTGAAGCAAATTGGTGGGGTGTTTATCATGGCGCTCTTAACCTCACTCTTAGTTGTTCAGGCGACCACGAATGCGGTAACGCCCATTTTGAGTTTGTTTGTAATGCAGTTAGCGCCACAAGCGTCGTCGCACACGATTGTCCTGTTGACGGGGCTCGTCGCGGCTGCACCCGGGGTGGCGACGATTTTAATGGCCGGCCGAATTGGTCGATTGATTGACCGGCTTGGTGCGGGGCGGTGTCTCCTCATATTTCTCGGGCTCGCTATCAGCGATCTGATTCTGACGAGTCTGGTACAACAAGTTGGTCAATTGATTATCCTGCGCTTGATCTTAGGAATTGCGGATGCGGCGTTATTACCTGCCTTGCAAGTGATGACGGTCGAACGGGTGCCACAAGTTGCGTTTGGTCGGGTTTTTAGTCTCAATCAATCAGCACAGGCTTGTGGTAATGTGGTTGGTCCTGGGCTGGCCGTGCTAGTTGCTAATCAGTGGGGGTATCAGCCGATTTTTCTCGTGACAGCCAGCTTGCAGGTCATTGCACTGGGGCTTTGGGGGCTATATTTTCATCAACAACCAGGGCGCTGA
- the rpsO gene encoding 30S ribosomal protein S15 — protein sequence MAISREKKTELINKYARHEGDTGSVEVQVAVLTEDINELNEHLRVHKKDFHSQRGLMKKIGHRRNLLAYLRKEDVNRYRDLIQSLGLRR from the coding sequence ATGGCAATTTCACGCGAAAAGAAGACGGAACTTATTAACAAGTATGCCCGTCACGAAGGCGATACTGGTTCAGTTGAAGTCCAAGTTGCAGTTTTAACAGAAGACATCAACGAATTAAACGAACATTTACGTGTTCACAAGAAGGATTTTCATTCACAACGTGGGTTGATGAAGAAAATCGGTCATCGTCGTAACTTGTTAGCTTACCTTCGTAAAGAAGACGTTAACCGTTACCGTGACTTAATCCAAAGTCTTGGTCTTCGTCGTTAA
- the rpsT gene encoding 30S ribosomal protein S20 — protein sequence MPIIKSAIERVKTNNKANARNTAQMSAMRTAVKKFEAAKTAGADNVDELYVAAASAVDKAASKGLIKRNKAARDKSRMAARYAK from the coding sequence ATGCCAATTATCAAATCCGCTATTGAACGCGTGAAAACAAACAATAAAGCAAACGCCCGTAACACCGCCCAAATGAGTGCGATGCGGACTGCTGTTAAGAAATTTGAAGCTGCTAAGACTGCCGGTGCCGACAATGTCGACGAACTTTACGTCGCAGCTGCTAGCGCTGTTGACAAGGCTGCTTCTAAAGGTCTTATCAAGCGCAACAAAGCTGCCCGTGACAAGTCACGGATGGCCGCACGTTACGCAAAATAA
- the holA gene encoding DNA polymerase III subunit delta, translating to MNAQQALKTIRNGELAPIYVILGTVDYLADQLKQALTQQIPTEEQTMNVGSYDMETTPVAVALDDAMSAPFFGERRLVFINHPYFLTGENKKTKVDHDLDSLQHYFEQPEPSTILVLMAPYEKFDARKKLVKTLKKQATMIEINQVSEAETQRYVQAALDEKKIRIDADALQELVNRTDGQLGLIMGQLPKLMIYAAQSQQIDLAAVQALVTKSLTQNVFDLVNDVLRYRTQPAVELYHELVAAQEAPLKINAILLGQFRLLLQVKIMAQAGYSQGSLASTLKVHPYRVKLAMQTVRHFDQAALRAAYLGLLQTEEQMKTTQRDPELLFELFMVQFVNERRTATRARSGAY from the coding sequence ATCAACGCACAGCAAGCGTTAAAAACGATTCGCAACGGTGAACTTGCACCGATTTATGTGATTTTAGGAACCGTCGACTATTTAGCGGATCAACTCAAACAGGCGTTGACGCAGCAAATTCCGACTGAAGAACAAACGATGAACGTCGGCAGCTATGATATGGAGACCACACCGGTCGCAGTCGCACTCGATGATGCGATGTCAGCGCCATTTTTTGGTGAGCGCCGGCTGGTCTTTATCAACCATCCGTATTTTTTGACGGGTGAAAATAAAAAGACCAAGGTCGATCACGATTTGGACTCGTTACAGCACTATTTTGAACAACCGGAGCCAAGCACGATTCTAGTGTTAATGGCCCCTTACGAGAAGTTTGATGCGCGTAAAAAGCTCGTCAAAACGCTCAAAAAACAAGCAACGATGATTGAAATCAATCAGGTGTCGGAGGCGGAGACCCAGCGCTACGTCCAGGCAGCTTTGGATGAGAAGAAGATTCGTATCGATGCGGATGCGTTGCAAGAATTGGTCAATCGAACGGATGGGCAGTTAGGACTGATTATGGGTCAACTACCGAAGTTAATGATTTACGCCGCTCAGTCTCAGCAGATTGATTTGGCGGCAGTACAAGCGTTAGTGACTAAATCGCTGACACAGAATGTGTTTGACCTCGTTAATGACGTCTTACGTTATCGCACGCAGCCAGCAGTAGAGCTGTACCACGAATTGGTTGCGGCTCAAGAAGCCCCCTTAAAGATCAATGCGATTCTGTTAGGCCAATTTCGATTATTGCTACAAGTTAAGATCATGGCGCAGGCGGGTTACAGCCAGGGCAGTTTGGCCAGCACGTTAAAAGTCCACCCGTACCGCGTCAAGTTAGCGATGCAAACGGTGCGCCATTTTGATCAAGCAGCTTTACGCGCCGCTTACTTAGGATTACTGCAAACTGAAGAACAAATGAAAACGACGCAACGTGATCCAGAATTGCTGTTCGAATTATTCATGGTGCAGTTCGTGAACGAGCGGCGAACGGCAACACGAGCACGGTCGGGGGCTTATTAG
- a CDS encoding DNA internalization-related competence protein ComEC/Rec2 — MRPLFFAAISCGLLSSWLVSQQPIAAVLLGLWLFRVWCLRERHTLMVTLVCVVGFAGWFSWQNHRFEHLAALPSQSMQAELTVQPDAISIRGGQYQLVANGSVGRVLVRGQLKSAHDKQWLQRVTRRMVWHAQGTLAPIDPPTNPGQFDAPMYYRSQGIAQQLTLTQVFQIQAAPRTGWLGIVDRLHQWRWAFAQRCQQLPPMLARYASSLLVGLRPADFQTTMGAVQQLGLLHLFSLSGMHVILLISFLKWGLIRLHLSRQATDYWLLGLLPAYLIFGGGADSLQRAVITAALPIVWELVTHRTSGALSGWSLALMIGLIHNPLVLSQLGGQLSYGLALLLILMPSMPSWKLAVWIQVISLPVLLVATAQWHALSLAVNLIVAPLFSWLLFPVTMIGAIFGTQVPGIASSCEWLLVNFQTWLDWVSHWPGLLVLGQPNAIWAWGLSLLSLWLLRTPTRRYRRLLVLAYGCFILSMRFPLHGAVQFIDVGQGDSILIRQPFNRQVSLIDTGGRLHFPKPHWQDDGLTPKARVETITVNYLHRLGITHLDTVYLSHKDVDHIGDLGELLRLMPVKRVVVPAGMAHLDKFQKLLQPAKQPPIVMEALAGQTFADGLMAVHPFRPGRAENEDSLVLTGVFGQRRFMFTGDLDRAGERAITARYPQLRVDVLKLGHHGSKTASDPEALQQLGVRQGILSVGRHNRYGHPNQETLTTLANLRIETYSTALQGMITYRFFNHRQGQWQTFLKEGNRYQRTASVKNDSQR; from the coding sequence GTGCGCCCGTTATTTTTCGCCGCAATTAGTTGCGGTCTACTTAGTAGTTGGTTAGTAAGCCAACAACCGATTGCCGCAGTGTTGCTCGGACTGTGGCTCTTTCGGGTCTGGTGTTTGCGCGAGCGGCATACACTGATGGTAACGTTGGTATGTGTGGTGGGCTTTGCCGGTTGGTTTAGCTGGCAAAATCACCGTTTTGAACATTTAGCGGCGCTGCCGAGTCAGTCAATGCAGGCTGAGTTAACCGTCCAACCAGATGCGATCTCGATTCGGGGTGGTCAGTACCAACTGGTGGCTAACGGTTCGGTTGGACGCGTGTTAGTCAGAGGCCAGTTAAAATCCGCCCATGATAAGCAGTGGTTACAACGGGTAACCAGACGAATGGTATGGCACGCTCAGGGGACGCTGGCACCCATTGATCCACCGACCAATCCCGGTCAATTTGATGCTCCCATGTATTATCGCAGTCAGGGGATTGCCCAACAACTGACGCTCACGCAGGTGTTTCAGATTCAAGCAGCGCCGCGTACCGGGTGGTTGGGAATTGTTGACCGCTTACATCAGTGGCGTTGGGCTTTTGCGCAACGTTGTCAGCAATTACCACCGATGTTGGCCCGTTATGCGAGTTCTTTGTTGGTTGGATTGCGGCCAGCTGATTTTCAAACGACGATGGGGGCAGTCCAACAATTAGGCTTACTGCACCTTTTCAGTCTCTCTGGGATGCACGTGATCTTACTGATTAGCTTCTTAAAATGGGGACTGATCCGGCTGCATTTAAGCAGGCAAGCGACGGACTATTGGCTATTAGGATTGTTGCCGGCTTATCTAATCTTTGGTGGTGGCGCCGATAGTCTACAACGCGCTGTCATTACCGCGGCCTTGCCAATCGTTTGGGAGCTCGTGACGCACCGAACGAGTGGTGCGTTGAGCGGTTGGAGTCTAGCGTTGATGATTGGATTGATTCATAATCCATTAGTCTTGAGTCAATTAGGGGGCCAATTGAGTTATGGTTTGGCCCTGCTATTGATTTTGATGCCAAGCATGCCATCTTGGAAATTGGCGGTGTGGATTCAAGTGATTAGCTTGCCAGTATTGTTAGTCGCGACTGCTCAGTGGCATGCGTTGTCGTTAGCGGTCAATTTAATCGTTGCGCCACTCTTTAGCTGGTTGTTATTTCCTGTAACCATGATTGGGGCGATTTTTGGCACCCAGGTTCCGGGAATCGCTAGCAGTTGTGAATGGCTGTTAGTCAACTTTCAAACGTGGCTGGACTGGGTCAGTCACTGGCCAGGATTACTCGTGTTGGGTCAGCCAAATGCCATCTGGGCGTGGGGACTCAGTTTGCTGAGTTTGTGGTTGTTGCGGACGCCGACGCGCCGGTACCGGCGATTATTAGTGTTGGCATACGGGTGTTTTATCCTCAGCATGCGATTCCCGTTGCATGGCGCCGTGCAGTTCATCGACGTCGGGCAGGGTGATTCAATCCTGATTCGGCAGCCGTTTAACCGGCAAGTGAGTCTGATTGATACCGGCGGCCGGCTGCATTTTCCCAAGCCCCACTGGCAAGATGATGGCTTGACACCTAAGGCTCGAGTCGAGACCATTACCGTTAATTATTTGCATCGACTTGGAATTACGCATTTGGATACGGTATATTTGTCGCATAAAGACGTTGATCATATCGGTGATCTGGGTGAATTACTACGCTTGATGCCAGTTAAACGAGTCGTGGTACCAGCTGGAATGGCACATTTAGATAAGTTTCAAAAATTATTGCAGCCGGCGAAACAGCCACCAATTGTGATGGAAGCGCTGGCTGGGCAGACGTTTGCGGACGGATTGATGGCCGTTCATCCGTTTCGACCAGGCCGGGCTGAAAATGAAGATTCGTTGGTGCTCACGGGTGTCTTCGGTCAGCGCCGTTTTATGTTTACAGGTGACCTGGACCGAGCTGGAGAACGGGCAATCACTGCCCGCTATCCGCAATTACGGGTGGATGTGTTAAAATTAGGACATCACGGCAGTAAAACGGCGTCGGACCCTGAAGCGTTGCAACAGCTCGGGGTGCGACAAGGGATTCTTTCGGTTGGCCGCCATAATCGGTACGGTCATCCCAATCAAGAAACACTGACGACTTTAGCCAATTTACGCATTGAAACGTATTCCACGGCCCTGCAAGGCATGATTACTTATCGATTTTTTAATCATCGGCAGGGACAGTGGCAAACATTTTTGAAGGAAGGTAATCGCTATCAACGCACAGCAAGCGTTAAAAACGATTCGCAACGGTGA
- a CDS encoding ComE operon protein 2, with protein sequence MMKDQRIPWDQYFMMQAVLLSSRSTCERLSVGATIVRDKRIIAGGYNGSVSGDVHCIDEGCYLVDGHCVRTIHAEMNAILQCAKFGAATDGAEIYVTDFPCLQCTKMLLQAGITKIHYLRNYHNDDYAMSLIERKHVALQQVKFDQSDLDKLNLNQILLNRD encoded by the coding sequence ATGATGAAAGATCAACGAATTCCATGGGATCAATATTTTATGATGCAAGCGGTGCTCCTGTCTAGCCGGAGTACCTGTGAACGCCTATCGGTCGGTGCAACCATCGTCCGGGATAAGCGGATTATCGCGGGTGGTTACAACGGCTCAGTTTCGGGCGATGTGCACTGTATCGATGAGGGCTGCTATTTAGTTGATGGTCACTGTGTGCGGACGATTCATGCGGAAATGAACGCTATTCTGCAATGTGCGAAGTTTGGCGCCGCAACGGATGGTGCTGAAATCTACGTCACGGATTTTCCGTGCTTGCAATGCACCAAGATGCTGCTGCAGGCTGGTATCACCAAAATTCATTATTTACGTAATTATCACAACGACGATTATGCCATGTCACTGATTGAACGGAAACACGTGGCACTTCAACAGGTCAAGTTCGACCAATCGGACTTAGACAAATTGAATCTTAACCAGATTTTACTTAATCGTGACTAA
- a CDS encoding helix-hairpin-helix domain-containing protein, which translates to MTTWIQFAKNHWRVFAIVSAAVLVLLTGLVLSQHRQPEAAAATNVFDPTAGASGADPTMMSGSQSSHGRAAGASSVATGASGAAVNPATTSSAPGFVDVKGAVNKPGLYQVTSSMRVADVIQLAQGMQPQADQQQVNLAAKVTDQQVVYVPAKGEQLPAIATATPSPTPATTTAGGGSPASTSAGSSEKVNLNTADVAAFQKLSGVGQKKAEKIIAYRQQHGNFKSVDDLKNVSGFGEKTVAKYKDQLTV; encoded by the coding sequence ATGACAACTTGGATTCAATTTGCAAAAAATCACTGGCGAGTCTTCGCAATTGTGAGTGCCGCCGTTCTGGTTCTACTAACTGGTTTAGTGCTTAGTCAGCATCGTCAACCAGAGGCCGCCGCTGCGACCAATGTGTTTGATCCGACTGCGGGCGCTAGTGGGGCTGATCCGACAATGATGAGTGGCAGCCAGAGTAGTCACGGGAGAGCCGCTGGTGCGTCTTCGGTAGCTACAGGCGCATCAGGAGCGGCAGTCAATCCGGCGACGACCAGCTCAGCGCCCGGCTTTGTCGACGTGAAAGGTGCGGTTAACAAACCCGGGCTTTATCAGGTCACCAGCAGTATGCGGGTGGCCGACGTGATTCAACTCGCACAGGGGATGCAACCCCAAGCGGACCAACAACAGGTCAATTTGGCGGCAAAGGTGACGGATCAACAAGTGGTCTACGTGCCAGCTAAGGGTGAACAGTTGCCCGCAATTGCAACGGCAACACCGAGTCCGACACCTGCGACGACCACGGCTGGGGGCGGCTCACCAGCAAGCACTAGTGCAGGTTCGAGTGAGAAGGTCAATTTGAATACGGCCGATGTTGCGGCGTTTCAAAAGCTGAGTGGGGTCGGTCAGAAAAAGGCCGAAAAGATTATTGCTTATCGGCAACAGCATGGTAATTTTAAATCTGTCGATGATTTGAAAAATGTAAGTGGTTTTGGGGAGAAGACGGTCGCAAAATATAAAGACCAACTGACTGTCTAG
- a CDS encoding SepM family pheromone-processing serine protease, with amino-acid sequence MKTVQRLWKRYWGLVLIVVVLLVFFLLPLPYYIEGPGSADNLKSFVTVKHHPDKQRGKFMLTSVAEAPATPALWLYAQLNPHYDVVSAEDMTGGQDDATYNRVQKFYMRSAINEAIATAYSAAHRSYRTTYQGIYVLDIQSNSKFKHQLKVGDTITKVDGHHFNTASAYQRYISKQGVGHRVTISYRRNGKTKQATAPLVKLSTHQAGIGITLTDNVKVTTKIPVKVDPGQIGGPSAGLMFSLQIYQQLTNQNLRHGQKIAGTGTIDQNGQVGEIGGIDKKVIAAKRAGATIFFAPYVKPTKALLAVEEQGKTNYQLAKATAKKYAPNMKVVPVTSFKQAVHYLQTHSK; translated from the coding sequence ATGAAGACGGTACAACGATTATGGAAACGGTACTGGGGCCTCGTTTTAATTGTGGTGGTACTACTGGTGTTTTTCTTACTGCCACTGCCATATTACATCGAGGGTCCCGGGAGCGCAGATAATTTAAAATCATTTGTGACGGTCAAGCACCATCCTGACAAACAGCGTGGTAAATTCATGTTGACGTCAGTCGCAGAAGCCCCGGCAACACCGGCTTTATGGCTGTATGCGCAGTTGAATCCACACTATGACGTCGTTAGTGCCGAAGACATGACGGGTGGTCAAGACGATGCGACTTATAATCGAGTTCAAAAATTCTACATGCGCAGTGCGATCAATGAAGCAATTGCCACAGCCTATTCAGCGGCACACCGGAGCTATCGAACGACCTATCAAGGCATTTATGTGTTAGATATTCAGTCGAATTCGAAGTTTAAGCACCAGTTGAAGGTCGGTGATACGATCACCAAGGTCGATGGCCACCATTTCAATACGGCGAGCGCCTATCAACGCTATATTAGTAAGCAGGGTGTTGGTCATCGTGTGACGATTAGTTATCGCCGCAATGGCAAGACCAAACAGGCGACAGCGCCTTTAGTTAAGCTGAGTACTCATCAGGCTGGAATCGGGATTACGTTGACTGATAATGTCAAGGTCACCACCAAGATTCCGGTCAAAGTCGATCCTGGCCAAATTGGCGGTCCATCCGCAGGTCTGATGTTTAGTTTGCAGATTTATCAGCAATTAACCAATCAGAATTTACGGCATGGTCAAAAAATCGCTGGGACTGGTACGATCGATCAAAATGGTCAGGTCGGTGAAATCGGCGGCATCGATAAAAAGGTGATTGCGGCCAAACGGGCGGGTGCGACAATTTTCTTTGCACCGTACGTCAAACCGACCAAAGCGCTCTTAGCCGTTGAAGAGCAGGGCAAGACCAATTATCAATTGGCGAAAGCCACCGCGAAAAAGTATGCGCCCAACATGAAAGTTGTGCCAGTCACGTCGTTCAAGCAGGCAGTACATTACTTACAAACACATTCAAAATAA
- the coaD gene encoding pantetheine-phosphate adenylyltransferase, producing MVTAVFPGSFDPITRGHLDMIQRASRFVDHLIVAVMVNTSKQPLFTMAEKVAMISAEVSDLPNVEVQAATGLTVDFMTSVHATVLVRGLRNEQDFGYERDIAWMNKSLNDSIETICLIARPPYAYFSSSLIKEVAKMGADVSKYVPTAVAQKLQQRLGKNDQ from the coding sequence ATGGTGACAGCAGTTTTTCCCGGAAGCTTTGATCCCATTACCCGGGGACATCTGGATATGATTCAGCGCGCGAGTCGGTTTGTCGATCATTTAATCGTTGCGGTGATGGTCAATACCAGCAAACAACCCTTATTTACGATGGCTGAAAAAGTTGCCATGATCAGTGCAGAAGTCAGCGATTTGCCGAACGTGGAGGTGCAGGCTGCGACCGGGTTAACGGTTGATTTTATGACCAGCGTCCACGCGACGGTCTTGGTTCGAGGACTGCGTAATGAACAGGATTTTGGCTATGAACGCGATATCGCCTGGATGAACAAGTCGTTGAATGATTCGATTGAAACGATTTGCTTGATTGCCCGCCCACCGTACGCTTATTTTTCCTCGAGTTTAATCAAGGAAGTGGCTAAGATGGGGGCGGATGTTTCTAAATACGTCCCAACGGCGGTTGCTCAGAAACTCCAACAACGTTTAGGGAAGAATGATCAATGA